From Alteromonas australica, one genomic window encodes:
- the ggt gene encoding gamma-glutamyltransferase, with product MARIFALILTVIVVTACSHNQATTQVYQQAVAMPDSFSADAAMAVLEEGGNAVDAAIAAQFVLAVTLPEAGNIGGGGFMTIAFEGENDFLDYREMAPANAHRDMYLDNEGNVKPYESLFGAKASGIPGTVAGMWAAHKKYGSLPWERLLEPAVSLAEEGFIVPKKLSDNIAWYIEKTEEQGLKGNFAHYFSQAKANTRFTQPELATTLKHIQAQGKDGFYRGEVAEKIVSFMQNNGGLITHDDLQAYHAVWRAPLTYQWQDYTLVTAPPPSSGGVAVAQWIGMLDAYTTMATPSTSLKHNSLDYIHVMSEIGKRVFADRAQYMGDPDFVNVPVNALIAPDYIDARAKAINLHEISVTEDIKPGLKESEDTTHFSILDRWGNAVANTTTINLTFGSGVVVSGAGFLLNDEMDDFSAKPGVPNFFGAVGGEANAIAPYKRMLSSMTPTLVKEGNDVVLVTGSPGGTTIISSVTQSLLNALLFDMTAEDAVNAPRFHHQLLPKDTIRMHDGFLDSDVQQLKQRGYVIDQRRFGDLHLIKRTHQGLEAASEASGRGKSMVR from the coding sequence ATGGCACGTATCTTTGCATTAATATTAACGGTAATCGTGGTCACCGCCTGTAGTCATAACCAAGCGACTACACAGGTGTATCAGCAGGCCGTTGCGATGCCTGACTCTTTCAGTGCAGACGCGGCAATGGCGGTATTAGAGGAAGGCGGAAACGCGGTAGATGCAGCAATTGCAGCGCAGTTCGTCTTGGCCGTGACGCTACCAGAAGCGGGCAATATCGGCGGCGGCGGGTTCATGACCATCGCATTTGAAGGCGAAAACGACTTCCTTGACTACCGCGAAATGGCACCGGCTAACGCGCATAGAGACATGTATCTAGACAATGAGGGTAACGTAAAGCCTTACGAGTCATTATTCGGTGCTAAAGCCTCAGGCATACCTGGAACGGTTGCGGGAATGTGGGCAGCACACAAAAAGTACGGCAGCTTACCCTGGGAACGGTTGCTTGAACCTGCGGTTTCCCTTGCTGAAGAGGGCTTTATCGTACCTAAAAAGCTATCAGATAACATCGCATGGTATATAGAGAAAACCGAAGAACAGGGACTAAAAGGGAATTTTGCGCATTATTTTTCACAAGCCAAAGCGAATACACGCTTTACCCAACCTGAGCTAGCCACCACCCTAAAACATATTCAAGCACAGGGAAAAGACGGTTTTTACCGAGGTGAGGTGGCCGAGAAAATCGTTTCTTTTATGCAAAATAATGGGGGGCTTATCACCCATGACGACTTACAAGCCTATCACGCAGTGTGGCGCGCTCCCCTCACCTATCAATGGCAAGATTACACCTTAGTGACTGCGCCCCCGCCCAGTTCTGGTGGGGTTGCAGTGGCGCAATGGATTGGCATGCTCGACGCCTACACCACGATGGCAACGCCTTCAACAAGCCTGAAGCATAATAGCCTAGACTACATTCATGTTATGTCTGAAATTGGTAAGCGGGTTTTTGCGGATAGAGCACAATATATGGGTGATCCTGATTTTGTGAACGTCCCCGTCAACGCGCTTATAGCACCTGACTATATTGACGCCCGCGCAAAAGCAATCAATCTCCACGAAATTTCAGTGACAGAAGATATTAAGCCGGGTCTAAAGGAAAGTGAAGATACCACCCATTTCTCTATTTTAGACCGCTGGGGCAACGCGGTCGCCAACACCACCACCATTAACCTTACCTTTGGCAGTGGGGTTGTGGTGTCTGGAGCAGGCTTCTTACTTAATGATGAAATGGACGACTTTAGCGCAAAACCCGGCGTACCCAACTTTTTTGGCGCAGTAGGCGGTGAAGCAAATGCCATTGCTCCCTATAAGCGTATGCTTTCTTCTATGACACCCACTTTGGTGAAAGAAGGCAACGACGTGGTATTAGTCACCGGCTCGCCAGGTGGAACCACAATTATCTCTTCGGTGACACAATCTTTGTTAAACGCGCTTTTGTTTGATATGACAGCAGAAGACGCCGTGAATGCTCCGCGCTTTCATCACCAACTACTGCCCAAGGATACGATAAGAATGCACGACGGCTTTTTAGACAGTGACGTTCAGCAGCTTAAGCAACGAGGTTACGTAATAGACCAACGGCGTTTTGGTGATCTACATCTTATTAAGCGAACACACCAAGGCCTAGAAGCAGCATCAGAGGCCAGTGGCCGTGGCAAAAGCATGGTTCGTTAG
- a CDS encoding Na+/H+ antiporter NhaC family protein has translation MDWVSIIPPLVAIFVVFWKKEVILALLLAVLCAEALILLTSTPEISFLAPINAIERVVSTASSPGNTRVILFSVLVGALLAFIRDSGGVTATVNYLVNKGVAKSKKQVGALTMFTGIAVFIESNLSVLTAGIFARGLFDRFNMSRARLAYIIDSTSAPVCILILLNGWGAFILSLLDTYELPESSASILWGSVIFNFYAIFTLVIVAFTIATDKVHGPMAQEEKALTTSDAIQHTVPATKARFMLVPLLVMVLSMIGFMLWTGNGTLSQGSGSKSVLFATGLATAVAYGLLLIHKRFTHQQAVEIGFKGMGELLPLVTIVLLSLTLGNSLKDLGTGVFVAGVVGEYLPVVFIVPMLFVAGAVMSFTTGTSWGTFAILIPIGVPLIQTLGLPPSLVVAAILGGGIFGDHCSPISDTTAVSSLAAGCDVLTHVKTQFPYALLAGGLTLVAYFIASLVMIG, from the coding sequence ATGGATTGGGTGTCAATCATCCCGCCACTCGTGGCCATTTTTGTCGTTTTCTGGAAAAAAGAAGTTATTTTAGCATTATTGCTTGCGGTGCTATGTGCCGAAGCTCTCATTCTATTGACTTCAACGCCTGAGATTAGTTTTTTAGCACCGATTAACGCCATTGAACGGGTAGTGAGCACTGCATCTAGCCCTGGCAATACCCGGGTTATTTTATTTTCCGTATTGGTTGGCGCCTTATTGGCCTTTATTCGCGACTCTGGTGGCGTCACGGCAACAGTCAATTATTTGGTTAACAAAGGCGTCGCTAAGAGTAAAAAGCAAGTGGGCGCACTTACCATGTTTACCGGCATAGCGGTGTTCATTGAGTCCAATTTATCTGTTTTAACCGCTGGTATTTTTGCCCGAGGCTTGTTTGACCGCTTCAATATGAGCCGCGCTAGACTGGCCTATATTATTGATTCCACTAGCGCACCGGTTTGTATCCTAATATTACTCAACGGATGGGGAGCGTTTATACTGAGTTTACTCGATACCTATGAACTTCCCGAGTCATCAGCGTCTATTTTGTGGGGCAGTGTTATCTTTAACTTCTACGCCATTTTCACCCTTGTTATTGTGGCGTTTACCATTGCTACCGACAAGGTGCATGGGCCAATGGCGCAAGAAGAAAAAGCCCTGACCACTTCAGACGCTATTCAACATACAGTACCAGCCACAAAAGCACGATTTATGCTTGTTCCTTTACTGGTCATGGTACTCAGTATGATTGGCTTTATGCTATGGACGGGCAATGGCACGTTATCCCAAGGCAGTGGCAGTAAGTCAGTATTGTTTGCAACGGGCCTAGCGACTGCAGTGGCTTATGGCCTTTTGCTTATTCACAAGCGTTTTACCCACCAGCAAGCGGTAGAAATTGGTTTTAAAGGTATGGGTGAACTGCTGCCGCTAGTCACAATTGTGCTTTTGTCGCTAACGTTAGGTAATAGCTTAAAAGATCTCGGTACCGGCGTGTTTGTGGCTGGCGTCGTCGGCGAATATCTCCCGGTTGTGTTTATTGTACCCATGCTTTTTGTCGCAGGTGCCGTCATGTCATTTACGACAGGAACCTCATGGGGCACGTTCGCCATTTTGATTCCTATTGGCGTTCCTCTTATTCAAACATTAGGGCTTCCCCCCTCGTTAGTCGTGGCGGCTATATTGGGGGGTGGAATATTTGGCGACCACTGTTCGCCAATTTCAGATACTACTGCCGTTTCCTCGTTAGCCGCAGGATGTGACGTTCTCACCCATGTAAAAACACAGTTCCCTTATGCCTTGTTAGCGGGGGGATTAACCTTAGTGGCCTATTTTATCGCCAGCCTAGTTATGATTGGTTAA
- a CDS encoding glycoside hydrolase family 3 N-terminal domain-containing protein produces the protein MDSMSHAAQTKSHVVETTDRSLGQRLILDLRYFCDDGTPASACRTPVTHLPEALKRLLVDYNIGGVILFSENIVSAQQLLTLNYTMQAAMAEAHKPPLFIAVDQEGGRVARLPSHMLTPFAGNLAIGASYHEHGTAFAKNVAQGIGGVLRPLGINTNFAPSIDINSEPKNPVINVRSFGEKPERVAELGESFVAALQAEGVMSAVKHFPGHGDTHVDSHSGLPRVNHSETKAREGDLLPFQHIISSATPPAFVMSAHIQYPALDATTLPNKHGQSQIVPATLSRKILHDILRNQMGYKGLVITDALDMAGIASFFTKEDAVVRAFQAGADIALMPYTIRTPSDIQAFSDFFDKLQTQLKKGTIKRQEHLMSLQRVSNAKSSFSLRNFHEKGLSWWREEVAENPWNTKNKAVEKALADAAITLLYGAEALPLRTTTWLAMMPDTARCRAFSHSVAVLAPDISLACIPLTTKPSKQVLTRLLPHAETIIVGDISPQHAVYELAGLESPENIQNRMDEGTRHDFLIQLMQSSKQQNKQIVFVPMRMPYVANTFMPYSDIGIATFSYSVTLNQEEESPVSSAITDALVEVLLGKSQAHSYAPLSWRFNQH, from the coding sequence ATGGATTCAATGAGCCATGCAGCGCAAACGAAATCCCATGTTGTTGAAACAACGGACCGTTCGTTGGGTCAGCGCCTCATTCTCGATTTACGATACTTTTGTGACGATGGCACGCCAGCGTCGGCCTGTCGCACACCGGTTACCCATTTACCCGAAGCACTAAAACGGTTATTGGTTGATTACAATATTGGTGGCGTCATTTTGTTTTCGGAAAATATTGTCAGTGCACAGCAACTGTTAACCCTCAATTATACTATGCAGGCTGCAATGGCTGAGGCGCACAAGCCGCCCTTGTTTATCGCGGTAGACCAAGAAGGAGGGCGGGTGGCGAGATTACCAAGCCATATGCTTACACCGTTTGCAGGCAACTTAGCCATTGGCGCCAGTTATCATGAGCACGGTACTGCATTTGCAAAGAATGTCGCGCAGGGAATTGGCGGAGTACTTCGACCTCTTGGAATTAACACAAATTTTGCGCCTTCAATTGATATAAACAGCGAGCCTAAAAACCCTGTTATTAACGTAAGAAGTTTCGGTGAAAAGCCAGAGCGGGTAGCGGAATTAGGCGAGTCGTTTGTTGCTGCATTACAAGCCGAGGGGGTAATGAGTGCGGTTAAACACTTTCCCGGGCACGGCGATACCCACGTTGACAGCCACTCTGGATTACCGCGAGTCAACCACAGTGAAACGAAAGCGCGAGAGGGCGATCTTCTTCCTTTCCAGCACATTATAAGCAGTGCCACGCCGCCCGCGTTTGTCATGAGTGCCCACATCCAATATCCAGCGTTAGATGCAACCACTTTGCCTAACAAGCATGGCCAATCTCAAATAGTGCCAGCAACCCTCTCAAGAAAAATTTTACATGATATTTTGCGTAACCAGATGGGCTACAAGGGGCTTGTGATCACAGATGCCCTAGATATGGCGGGAATTGCCTCTTTCTTTACGAAGGAGGATGCGGTGGTTCGCGCATTTCAGGCTGGCGCCGATATTGCGCTCATGCCTTATACTATTCGCACACCGTCAGATATACAGGCGTTCAGTGACTTTTTCGACAAATTGCAAACCCAGCTAAAGAAGGGAACCATAAAGCGCCAGGAACATCTTATGTCGTTGCAAAGGGTGTCCAATGCTAAGTCTTCGTTTTCCTTAAGAAATTTTCATGAGAAAGGGCTTTCTTGGTGGCGTGAGGAAGTGGCAGAAAACCCTTGGAATACAAAGAATAAAGCTGTCGAGAAAGCGCTTGCTGACGCGGCTATTACACTTCTTTATGGGGCGGAAGCGCTTCCGTTGCGTACAACCACATGGTTAGCCATGATGCCTGACACTGCACGTTGCCGAGCATTTAGCCACAGTGTGGCTGTGCTAGCACCCGACATATCGCTGGCTTGCATTCCATTAACGACTAAACCCAGTAAGCAAGTCCTTACACGCTTGCTTCCACACGCAGAAACCATCATTGTAGGTGACATTAGTCCCCAACACGCTGTATACGAGCTTGCGGGGTTAGAGTCACCAGAAAATATACAAAACCGAATGGATGAAGGTACCCGACACGATTTTCTGATTCAGTTAATGCAGTCGTCGAAACAGCAAAACAAACAAATTGTGTTTGTGCCTATGCGTATGCCCTATGTCGCAAATACATTCATGCCGTATAGTGATATCGGTATTGCCACCTTTAGCTATTCTGTGACGTTAAATCAAGAAGAGGAATCCCCGGTGAGCAGTGCCATTACCGATGCATTAGTTGAGGTGTTATTGGGGAAATCTCAGGCGCATTCATACGCCCCTTTAAGCTGGCGTTTTAATCAGCATTAA
- a CDS encoding mechanosensitive ion channel domain-containing protein has translation MDTMFHGITPFFPLLASLTLVIVILAGLHFFLLAKPVHLTQQQKLPRQLSMLVLTLIGLVVIAMSLPVSESTRNQVIALIGVLASGVIAFSSTTMVGNLMAGLVLRVNKPFKVGDFIRVEQFSGRVAEMGLLDTEIQTDTRELVALSNTFMVNTPITVTRGSGAVISVDLSLGYELHHSFVEKHLLTAAANAGLDEAFVQVTSLGDFSVSYRVAGLLTDVKSMLSARSRLHKAVLDSLHHAGIEIVSPSFMNQRVQPVGSTMIPQMSTPDKGAVDDQESSPEAIVYDKAEQAAEQEKSKAQLQEQIAECDAQLAMAEGENKKRLKEKKMALERQLEGVMTTAPPS, from the coding sequence ATGGATACAATGTTTCACGGAATTACCCCTTTTTTCCCCCTATTGGCCTCCCTCACGCTCGTTATTGTGATACTGGCCGGGTTACACTTTTTTTTGCTAGCGAAACCGGTTCATTTAACACAACAGCAGAAGTTACCCCGTCAGTTAAGTATGTTAGTACTTACTTTAATAGGGCTGGTGGTGATTGCAATGTCTCTGCCTGTCAGTGAGAGTACGCGAAATCAGGTGATAGCGCTCATAGGTGTACTTGCGTCTGGAGTTATCGCTTTTTCATCCACCACCATGGTTGGGAACCTTATGGCGGGCTTAGTTCTGCGTGTAAACAAACCCTTCAAAGTGGGGGATTTCATTCGCGTAGAGCAGTTTAGTGGTCGAGTGGCAGAAATGGGGTTACTTGACACCGAAATACAAACCGACACAAGAGAGCTAGTGGCGCTTTCCAATACCTTCATGGTGAATACACCGATTACAGTTACGCGGGGTTCTGGCGCCGTAATATCGGTAGACCTTAGTTTGGGTTACGAATTACACCACAGTTTTGTAGAGAAGCACTTACTTACTGCAGCAGCCAATGCAGGTCTGGATGAAGCTTTCGTTCAGGTAACTTCGCTAGGCGATTTTTCGGTAAGCTATCGGGTAGCGGGGCTATTAACAGACGTGAAAAGTATGCTAAGTGCGCGCTCCCGTCTTCACAAAGCGGTGCTAGACAGTTTGCATCATGCAGGCATTGAAATTGTTTCCCCCTCGTTTATGAATCAACGGGTGCAACCGGTGGGGAGTACGATGATCCCGCAGATGTCTACCCCCGATAAGGGGGCAGTAGATGATCAAGAAAGTTCTCCAGAAGCCATCGTTTATGACAAAGCGGAGCAGGCTGCGGAGCAAGAAAAAAGCAAAGCGCAATTACAAGAGCAGATAGCTGAGTGCGACGCACAATTAGCGATGGCAGAAGGGGAAAATAAAAAGCGCCTTAAGGAAAAGAAAATGGCACTAGAAAGGCAATTAGAAGGTGTCATGACCACAGCCCCGCCAAGCTAA
- a CDS encoding exo-beta-N-acetylmuramidase NamZ family protein — MRTPIKTLRLPAIALTLVLLLQLVFTGVASGNERVTLQDVGAAQFPRYLSQLKGKKVAMVVNQSAVVPDSENAEEYVHLVDTLLNKQVNIISIMSPEHGFRGDKGAGVTISDERDPITHIPIYSLYGHNKKPTSAMLKNVDLIVFDLQDVGVRFYTYLSTLHYVMEAAAEHDIPVMVLDRPNPNGQYVDGPVLDLNYRSFVGMHPIPVLHGMTLGELALMIKGEGWIENADQLQLTIIPVRHYHKQKAYRLPVPPSPNLPNDTAVSLYPTLCLFEGTDVSIGRGTPLPFQIIGHPDVALGKDSINVSSSTAALNPKHNNATLRIQKLSAEDALGLSPTWWVRSYNAFQQTHTPFFTRPQFFDKLAGTSLLRQQIKDGFTGEQIKASWQADLAAFKKQRAPYLLY; from the coding sequence GTGAGGACACCCATTAAAACACTGCGGCTACCTGCAATAGCGTTAACTTTAGTCTTGCTTTTACAGCTCGTGTTTACTGGTGTGGCTAGCGGAAATGAACGGGTCACATTACAAGACGTTGGTGCGGCACAATTCCCACGTTACCTTTCGCAATTGAAAGGTAAAAAGGTCGCCATGGTTGTGAATCAAAGTGCGGTTGTGCCCGATTCAGAAAACGCAGAAGAATACGTGCATTTGGTGGACACTCTACTCAATAAGCAAGTCAATATTATTAGCATCATGTCTCCTGAGCATGGTTTTAGAGGTGACAAAGGCGCAGGTGTAACAATTAGTGATGAGCGCGACCCCATCACTCATATTCCTATTTACTCACTGTATGGGCACAACAAGAAGCCCACGTCTGCCATGCTGAAAAACGTCGACCTGATCGTTTTTGATTTACAAGATGTTGGAGTACGTTTTTACACCTACTTAAGCACCCTGCACTACGTGATGGAAGCCGCCGCTGAGCATGATATACCGGTAATGGTTTTAGACCGGCCCAACCCTAATGGGCAATATGTTGATGGCCCAGTACTTGACCTAAACTACCGCTCTTTTGTAGGTATGCACCCTATCCCTGTATTACATGGTATGACCCTAGGCGAATTGGCCCTCATGATTAAGGGTGAAGGGTGGATTGAAAACGCTGATCAATTACAGTTAACCATTATTCCCGTACGTCATTACCATAAACAAAAAGCTTATCGCCTCCCAGTGCCGCCTAGCCCAAATTTGCCTAATGATACCGCCGTGTCTTTATACCCCACCCTTTGCTTATTTGAAGGTACTGACGTCAGTATTGGCAGAGGAACGCCGCTTCCCTTCCAAATTATTGGCCACCCAGACGTTGCGTTAGGAAAAGACTCGATTAACGTCAGTAGTTCAACAGCGGCATTAAACCCGAAACATAATAATGCCACACTACGGATTCAAAAATTGAGCGCTGAAGATGCTTTAGGTTTATCGCCTACATGGTGGGTTCGCTCCTACAATGCGTTTCAACAAACGCATACACCGTTTTTTACGCGACCTCAGTTTTTCGACAAACTGGCAGGTACATCGTTATTGCGGCAACAAATAAAAGATGGGTTTACAGGGGAACAGATTAAGGCAAGTTGGCAAGCCGATTTAGCGGCGTTTAAAAAGCAAAGAGCCCCTTACTTACTCTATTGA
- the murQ gene encoding N-acetylmuramic acid 6-phosphate etherase produces the protein MSSTPSSQTTSTSILAEELSRIVSEGRNPETTHMDTLSTEEMLACINREDAKVAEAVKQAIPAIAKAVDAATSSLKKGGRLIYLGAGTSGRLGILDAVECRPTFSVPDSMVIGVIAGGEPAIQHAVEGAEDNQLAGEEDLASLTLTKDDTVIGLSASGRTPYVCGGLRYARQLGCSTAAIACSPNAVMFSHADIAICPLVGPEALTGSTRMKSGTAQKMILNMISTATMVKLGKTYENLMVDVNATNAKLKARAKRIVMQATQCTEEVAAETLSEADNNAKLAILMILTNTDVDTARKHLAESQGYLRGAIGHREIP, from the coding sequence ATGTCATCCACGCCGTCTTCTCAAACGACCTCAACGTCTATTTTAGCTGAGGAGTTATCACGTATCGTGTCTGAAGGGAGAAATCCAGAGACCACACATATGGACACGCTCTCTACTGAAGAAATGCTCGCCTGTATTAATCGTGAAGATGCCAAAGTAGCAGAGGCGGTTAAACAAGCAATCCCCGCCATTGCAAAAGCAGTAGACGCTGCCACTTCTAGCCTCAAAAAGGGTGGCCGTTTAATTTATTTAGGGGCTGGAACCAGTGGCCGATTGGGGATTTTAGATGCCGTAGAATGCAGGCCTACCTTTAGCGTGCCAGACTCTATGGTTATTGGCGTTATTGCTGGAGGCGAACCTGCTATTCAACATGCAGTAGAAGGCGCAGAAGATAATCAGCTTGCCGGGGAAGAGGACCTGGCCTCACTGACCTTGACCAAAGACGACACCGTCATCGGGCTATCTGCAAGTGGCCGAACGCCTTATGTGTGCGGCGGACTACGATACGCACGCCAACTTGGTTGCAGCACTGCTGCGATTGCATGTAGCCCTAATGCCGTCATGTTTAGCCATGCTGATATTGCCATTTGCCCATTGGTAGGGCCTGAAGCGCTAACCGGTTCAACTCGTATGAAGTCGGGTACTGCGCAGAAAATGATTCTGAATATGATTAGCACCGCCACCATGGTAAAGCTTGGGAAAACCTATGAGAATTTGATGGTGGACGTCAACGCCACCAACGCCAAGTTAAAAGCAAGGGCGAAACGCATTGTGATGCAAGCAACTCAATGCACAGAAGAGGTCGCAGCTGAAACTCTCAGCGAGGCAGACAATAACGCCAAATTAGCTATTTTAATGATATTGACGAATACAGATGTTGATACCGCCCGAAAACACCTCGCCGAAAGCCAGGGTTATTTGCGCGGCGCAATAGGTCACCGGGAAATACCGTGA
- the alr gene encoding alanine racemase, translating into MSRQTQAIIHADAIIHNFKLLSAMAPQSTSMAVIKADAYGHGAVNVARILQHVSPHFAVAIIEEAIVLREAGVTVPIVILEGAHQPKECEMAFAHNCILVTHNEEQLRWLETCAEDRLPQVWLKVDSGMHRLGFAVNQVPGILSNYPRVLKQDTVLVTHLACADDTSNTFTQTQLDTFYRMATQTGLAVSVANSPATIQWPASRNNWNRLGIAVYGGFKDESALSLLPAMTLRSSVIALRNVPQGESVGYGQTWTATQDSVIATVGIGYADGYPRHCPNGTPVFVNNARAFLAGRVSMDMITIDVTHIPDVAIGDSVELWGENVAIGEVAKAAGTIDYELMTRVSARVPRIVKYR; encoded by the coding sequence GTGAGTCGACAAACACAAGCTATCATCCACGCCGATGCCATTATTCACAATTTTAAATTGCTATCGGCTATGGCCCCTCAAAGCACATCTATGGCGGTGATTAAAGCTGATGCTTATGGTCATGGGGCCGTTAATGTTGCGCGCATTCTACAACATGTTTCACCTCACTTTGCCGTGGCAATAATTGAAGAAGCTATAGTGTTGCGTGAAGCCGGTGTCACCGTACCGATTGTCATTCTGGAAGGCGCGCATCAACCCAAAGAATGTGAAATGGCGTTTGCGCATAACTGCATTTTGGTCACCCACAATGAAGAGCAATTACGATGGCTAGAAACATGTGCTGAGGATAGATTGCCCCAGGTTTGGTTGAAAGTTGACAGTGGTATGCATAGGCTAGGTTTTGCTGTGAATCAGGTGCCAGGTATTTTGTCGAACTATCCTCGTGTATTGAAACAAGATACTGTATTGGTGACCCACTTAGCTTGCGCTGATGACACCAGCAATACGTTTACTCAAACCCAACTAGACACCTTTTACCGCATGGCGACGCAAACCGGGCTGGCGGTAAGTGTGGCCAATTCTCCCGCTACTATTCAGTGGCCAGCAAGTAGAAACAATTGGAACCGGCTTGGCATTGCTGTGTATGGTGGTTTTAAAGATGAATCTGCACTTTCTCTTCTTCCCGCTATGACGTTACGCAGTAGCGTTATTGCATTACGAAACGTACCTCAAGGAGAGTCGGTGGGTTACGGTCAAACATGGACGGCAACACAAGACAGCGTTATTGCGACAGTGGGCATCGGCTACGCCGATGGTTACCCTAGGCATTGCCCTAATGGCACGCCTGTGTTTGTTAACAATGCACGAGCCTTTCTTGCGGGACGGGTCTCAATGGATATGATCACAATCGATGTTACCCATATTCCTGACGTTGCTATTGGCGATTCGGTAGAACTGTGGGGGGAAAACGTTGCCATTGGAGAAGTGGCGAAGGCCGCAGGAACCATTGATTATGAATTGATGACACGGGTGTCTGCGCGAGTGCCGAGAATCGTTAAGTATCGTTAA
- a CDS encoding YitT family protein, with protein MHNTTHSVIEDIFALVSAGLFVAFGVFLFQSQDLMVGGAAGLALLGTYAVDMDFGLLFFLINLPFYTLAWTQISKRFTFNTFISVTTVSILTEQIPAFVDISHINPFFAAIFGGILIGVGMLIMFRHSSSLGGVGILAFYLQSKFNIRAGSFQLAVDSTILLTALFFIEWHLVLISILAAICLNMVISLNHRPERYFPTADAKTKNKKRNAKGTQQEANVASELHPQNS; from the coding sequence ATGCATAACACAACTCACAGTGTCATTGAGGATATCTTTGCTCTTGTTAGCGCAGGCTTATTTGTCGCGTTTGGGGTATTTTTATTTCAATCTCAAGATCTCATGGTAGGCGGGGCTGCAGGCTTAGCATTACTAGGCACCTACGCAGTGGACATGGATTTTGGCTTGTTATTCTTTTTAATCAATTTGCCCTTTTATACGTTGGCGTGGACGCAAATTAGTAAGCGGTTTACGTTCAATACCTTCATTTCCGTTACCACAGTATCTATTTTGACAGAGCAAATTCCAGCTTTTGTGGATATAAGCCATATTAACCCGTTTTTTGCTGCGATTTTCGGCGGCATACTCATTGGTGTGGGCATGCTAATCATGTTCAGGCATAGCTCCAGCTTAGGCGGCGTTGGTATTTTAGCTTTTTACCTCCAAAGTAAATTCAATATTCGCGCAGGATCATTTCAATTGGCCGTAGATAGCACAATTTTGCTCACCGCCCTTTTCTTTATTGAATGGCATCTGGTACTCATTTCTATTTTAGCGGCGATCTGTTTAAACATGGTAATCTCGCTAAATCATAGACCCGAGCGCTATTTCCCCACTGCGGATGCGAAGACTAAAAATAAAAAGAGAAACGCTAAGGGCACACAACAAGAAGCGAATGTGGCGTCTGAGTTACACCCTCAAAATAGCTAA
- a CDS encoding VOC family protein gives MPHNLSAISYFVDDYDSAIDYFTHTLGFTLSEDKSTGKDSRFVLVTPRGSSASILLMRASNEEERALIGKQAADRVFMILASEDFWRDYDTFKQKGVEFLESPREEPYGTVAIFRDKYGNKWDLIQPTV, from the coding sequence ATGCCCCACAACCTTTCCGCCATTAGCTATTTTGTAGATGACTATGATTCCGCAATCGATTATTTCACACACACGTTAGGGTTTACGTTGAGTGAAGATAAGTCGACGGGCAAGGACAGTCGCTTCGTATTAGTCACGCCTAGAGGCAGCAGTGCAAGCATATTGTTAATGCGCGCCTCAAACGAAGAGGAGCGTGCGCTCATTGGAAAACAAGCAGCAGATCGTGTATTTATGATTTTAGCTTCCGAAGATTTTTGGCGGGATTACGACACCTTTAAACAAAAAGGCGTTGAATTTTTAGAATCTCCCCGAGAAGAGCCTTATGGCACTGTGGCTATTTTTAGGGATAAATACGGTAATAAATGGGATCTCATTCAACCCACTGTTTAG